CAGGCTGCTGGGGCGCACAGACACTATGCACAGAGCTGGGGGCGCAGGCACTGTGGGGCAGGTGTTGGGGGACACCGAGTGCCTGGggatggaggcagcagcagcctcacgGGCAAGGCCAGGACCTCCACGTGGAGGCCACTGACACCGGGGTGGCACCCAGCAGAGGTGGCACTCAGCTGGGGTGGCCTGAGGCTGGGGGGTTCCTGGAGAGCCCCCAGTTTTCGGGGCACAGCACAGGTGACAAAAGGAGGGTGCGGGGGCTGGCATGTCCCGGCACATGGGGCAAGACAGGGGCACTCCGCTTTGTCCCATCTGGGGAAGAtgcagctggggcagaggaGCAGACCCACAGGTGAGCTGATGACCccttctggctgccagcagaggatttggggggctgcagcgccCCAGAAGGAGCTGTCGCAGACATCCAAAGGCGATTtccaaactgcaaaacaaaaccaaagtcaCTTTGCTGTGCTGATTAGAAGGCACTGAGCGTGCTGCCGCCACAAGGGAGGGTTACACTGGCTGTTTTAGGAGCCAGCTCTACATTGAGGGATTTTTAGCAGTAAACAACAAGCATGCTGCTTGGTGTGGTGCCAGTGGTGCCCCACAAAGCAGCCATCAGGCTCTGCACAGGGGAACAccggcagccccacagcagggggagcagagaggacACGTGGGGGCTTGAGTGAGAGCTCTGCCGCTCCATCCTTCCCTGCATTCACTGGCGTTTAGGCTGAGTATTTTTGAGACTGCACTTCCAgtcagtttaaaataaagagcaaaaagtTTCCCAGAAGACAACCTTTCCTTGGTTATGGAAGGTGAATggcaaagggaggaaaaaaaaaacttcctccAGCACCAGGGTCTGCTTAGTCACAAGAGACAAAAAGCCCAcagccgcagccccagccctgtcaGCAGTGCTTACAAGTGTCCCCCAGTGTGACAAGGAAGACATGAAGAACTTCACACTACACCAAGaggaaactttattttaaacccATCTCTACACATCATAAAGGAACGGAAAGGGGAAACGAGTGTCCTTTGAAGCTCACTGTTACCACCACCCCAGCACACTTGCCCTGGCCTAGAGGGCTTCAGGTCAGTTATGACATTAGTTGACCTGTGCCACTTTGGCAGAGGTGCAACCAGTAGCTCCGGAGAGGAGGTGAGAGGAGGACAGAAAGGGGCGACCTGCACACAGTGTCCCTGCAGTCCTGCATCCAGGCCCCTGGGCCACCTGAAGGGATCGGCAGAAGATGGCCTGCCAGGCACAGCTGAAGTGGCCGACACAGCCCAGCACCATGCCGTGAACGTACAGGAGCCGTGCAGGCGGCAGCCGGGAGTCCAAGTCGGGTCACAGCTCACCCCTGTGCCACAGCAGAGCCGCCTCCACCTCGCAGCATCCCCACTCAGCGAACAGACGCTCGTTTGGTCTCAACAAGACGCCAACAGTCCTCACTCTGAGAGATGACTACTGTCTTCCCGTCTCATCCCTGAACCACAGGCTACGGAGTACAGCCTGGCAGCCTCTGATACGGAAATGCAGCGAAACACGATTTTAGACAGCTACAATTACGTCCGTTTGGAACAGTAACTTCTCTTGTCCTCCCCTAACAGCTCTGCAAGGCCCtgtgttcagcagcagctttccagctacAGCAGCTGGCTCGTTTCCATAACTTCCCCAAACTACCCAAGTGTGTCTCTGTCTCGGCACTTCATACCGGGCTCCCCGTGCCCTCCACTGGCGCGATGGTGCTTTTCTGGGTTGCCAGCTCCCCTTCCTCCACCCTGCTTCCTCTTCATCTGGGCCTGGGATTCCGCTTTAAGTGTCTTGATCCAGAAGGCATCGAAAGAACCTGGAGCCTGATATCCAGGCTCCTGGGGATCGAGGGCGTCTTTGCTGAGCAGGACACATATGGCAGGCATGTTTCTCTTCACTGTCAAGGCATCAAGGCCTGCCTCAGGCACAATGGGTTCCCAGATCCCCTCGATCTGTTTAAAAAGCACTTTGGTGATCTGGTGGAGTTCTTTGAGCCTCCGTTTTATGATTTCCACACACGTAATGGTCTTACTAACGGCCTTGCCTGAGCCAGTGAAAAGGATCTGCCTCACAGAGTCCAGCTCCATCTTGCAAATGGCATAGCCCATCAGGTTTCTTATTTTGCTCCCGTCCTTCACTTTCATTTCAATAATGTCAGGGGGTAGGTCAATGAAAGGAAGAGGACAAGGTTTCTCCGCAATTTTGGTCTTCTTATAGTTTTCCattctgcagcactgaaaaggaaaagggatcCATAAATACTTGTAATTACAGCTCATAAAAATCAGCGTGTGTGAGCTCCCCCATCCAGGCCAGAGCAAGAAGTGCAGTGGGATCCACAGCATTCCAGCAACCTGCACCAACTCTGTGGAGCCTGagaaccacagcagcagctccacttACTTGTGCTGATGTGGCAAAACCCCACACCCAGCACACGCACGAGGGAAGACAGACTCTAGCTAGAAGTTACTCACTTCTGCATCCTAAATTATAGACACCACCAGAACGATTTGAGGTCTCTTCAAGCCATGGGAAAAGGCTCAGAGCACTTCCAAATAAACACCTGTACCTaataaacttcaaaaataactgCTGTGCAAAGGACTTCTCATCCAAACGATGTACAACCTCTCAGAGCTATCAGAGTTTGGGATTCTAAAAGggcatatatataaaatattaccaGTAATGCCCCAATCGTGCTGAGGTGCCAAGCTGACCAGCCCTTTGCATCGCAGTCTCGCCCTGTGCGCACCTGCAGCACAAACCTCGCCACAGGGGAGCCCAGGCCCCATAACACTGTGAAACAGAGCAAGCTCTGTGGGTTGGAGCAGGGTGacacaaaaaacacaggcaAGGAACAGCAGAGAACAAATTGGCAAATGTTACCGGGAAGACAAACCGCTAGAATTGCCCCTGCCCACCACCAGGCCCCACCACCCCTCAGGCCAAGGCCAGTGCTGGTGCCTCCGCCCTCACCTGCGGCCGCCCCCATGCGCCCCTCGCCACAAAATGGCGGCCAGCGCCGGGCAGGCGCGCGGAtggaggggggggcggggagccCCGCACAGGCCCCACCCCTGCAGCATGTAGTAACTCGTGGGGCTGTGACATCACGGGTCCCTGGTGTGACGTCAGAGTGGCGCTGCCAGCCACACACGTGGTGGGCAGCCCCAGGAGAGGACGGGGGCAGCAGCCCAGAGGGAGATGCCCACCCAAAATGGAGTCACAAAATGGGGGTGTGCCCACCCAGAAGTGGGGTCAcaaaacatcacagaatcacagaaacacagaatcatctaggttggaagagacctccaagatcacctagtccaacctctgacctaacactaacacgtcctccactaaaccataccactaagctcaacatctaaacgtctcttaaagacctccagggatggtgactcaaccacttccctgggcagcccattccaatgcctaacaaccctttcagtgaagaagttcttcctaatatccaacctaaacttcccctggcgcaactttagcccattccccctcgtcctgtcaccaggcacgtgggagaatagaccaacccccacctcaatacagcctcctttaaggtacctgtagagagcaataaggtcgcccctgagcctcctcttctccaggctgaacaatcccagctccctcagccgctcctcgtaagacttgttctccagacccctcaccagcttcattgcccttctctggactcgctcgagcacctccatgtccttcttgtagcgaggggcccaaaagtgaacacagtacttgaggtgcagcctcaccagagccgagtacagggggacaatcacttccctagacctgctggccacactgcttcttatgcaagccaggatgctgttggccttcttggccacctgagcacactgctggctcatattcagccggctatcaaccaatactcccaggtcattctctg
This Cygnus olor isolate bCygOlo1 chromosome W unlocalized genomic scaffold, bCygOlo1.pri.v2 SUPER_W7, whole genome shotgun sequence DNA region includes the following protein-coding sequences:
- the LOC121063035 gene encoding ribonuclease P protein subunit p25-like protein, producing MENYKKTKIAEKPCPLPFIDLPPDIIEMKVKDGSKIRNLMGYAICKMELDSVRQILFTGSGKAVSKTITCVEIIKRRLKELHQITKVLFKQIEGIWEPIVPEAGLDALTVKRNMPAICVLLSKDALDPQEPGYQAPGSFDAFWIKTLKAESQAQMKRKQGGGRGAGNPEKHHRASGGHGEPGMKCRDRDTLG